Proteins co-encoded in one Fusarium fujikuroi IMI 58289 draft genome, chromosome FFUJ_chr06 genomic window:
- a CDS encoding probable 3-deoxy-D-arabino-heptulosonate 7-phosphate (DAHP) synthase isoenzyme produces MPSAVEMVSIAADDTRVLGQDPLIPPALLTSEIPLPEKATNTVVKGRQDAADIVLGESDRLLVVVGPCSIHDPAAAQEYASRLKELSDKLSDDLCIVMRAYLEKPRTTVGWKGLINDPDIDNSFKINKGLRVSRQLFVDLTSKGLPIATEMLDTISPQFLADCISVGAIGARTTESQLHRELASGLSFPVGFKNGTDGSLGVAIDAIGAAAAQHHFMGVTKQGLAAITRTKGNEHCFVILRGGTKGTNFDKESVQAAKKVLQDKKQKEAIMIDCSHGNSSKNHKNQPKVAKVVGEQLREGEKAIIGVMIESNIGEGNQKVPAEGPAALQRGVSITDACINWEDTAVVLEDLADAVRTRRKVNRS; encoded by the exons ATGCCTTCAGCCGTAGAAATGGTCAGTATCGCTGCCGATGACACCAGAG TCCTCGGACAGGATCCTCTGATCCCTCCCGCTCTTCTCACCTCCGAGATCCCTCTCCCCGAGAAGGCCACAAACACCGTTGTCAAAGGTCGCCAAGATGCTGCCGACATTGTCCTTGGCGAGAGCGACAGACTCCTCGTCGTTGTCGGCCCCTGCTCCATCCACGACCCTGCCGCCGCTCAGGAATACGCTTCCAGACTCAAGGAACTCTCTGACAAGCTCTCCGACGATCTCTGCATCGTGATGCGCGCCTACCTCGAGAAGCCCCGAACAACCGTTGGCTGGAAGGGTCTCATCAACGATCCTGATATCGACAACTCtttcaagatcaacaagggtCTCCGTGTTTCCCGCCAACTGTTCGTTGACTTGACCAGCAAGGGTCTACCTATTGCTACCGAGATGCTCGATACCATTTCTCCTCAGTTCCTTGCCGACTGTATCTCCGTTGGTGCTATTGGTGCCCGTACTACCGAGTCCCAGCTGCACCGTGAGCTTGCTTCCGGCCTGTCTTTCCCTGTTGGTTTCAAGAACGGCACAGATGGTAGCCTTGGTGTTGCTATTGACGCTAttggcgctgctgctgctcagcaCCACTTCATGGGTGTCACAAAGCAAGGCCTTGCTGCTATTACCCGCACCAAGGGTAACGAGCACTGCTTTGTTATTCTCCGTGGTGGAACCAAGGGCACAAACTTCGACAAGGAGAGTGTCCAGGCTGCTAAGAAGGTCCTCcaggacaagaagcagaaggaggcTATCATGATTGATTGCTCCCACG GTAACTCTTCCAAGAACCACAAGAACCAGCCTAAGGTTGCCAAGGTCGTTGGTGAACAACTTCGTGAGGGCGAGAAGGCCATCATCGGTGTCATGATCGAGTCCAACATTGGCGAGGGTAACCAAAAGGTTCCCGCCGAGGGACCTGCAGCTCTCCAGCGTGGTGTCAGCATCACTGATGCTTGCATCAACTGGGAGGATACAGCCGTTGTGCTCGAGGACTTGGCTGATGCCGTCCGCACTCGCCGCAAGGTCAACCGCTCTTAG
- a CDS encoding probable APE2-aminopeptidase yscII: MKNPLISSLRRALCLPFNAPTPAPTAPAPPGHSALTKPGGYDADLPMIRRTFHSGPLPRISSRARASTYGSAPSITTPYQPLRRSQLHSFLSSTFTTAASPRLILTQTLHNSKASSLVPRQQQRNCSCRRAMYRNGNDVASASLDIRRGREVLPKNVKPLHYDLTLEPNFETFKYEGTVIIDFDVVEDSTSIALNTVEIDIHETLVEANGATISSSPTLDYNKDTQTTTVTFDKTIPAGQKARLTQRFTGTLNDDMAGFYRSSYKDEDGNTKYLATTQFEATDARRAFPCLDEPALKATFTVTLIADKDLVCLGNMDVASEKEVDSKVTGKKRKAITYNKTPIMSTYLLAFVIGDLKSYETNNFRVPIRVWCTPDQDLDHAVFSAELAARTLEFYEQQFGSQYPLPKMDMVAVPDFAAGAMENWGLITYRVVDLLLDEKTSSAVTKKRVAEVVQHELAHQWFGNLVTMDFWDGLWLKEGFATWMSWYSSNAFYPEWRIWEGYVTEDLRSALGLDSLRSSHPIEVPVKRADEVNQIFDAISYEKGSCVLRMISKYLGEDVFLKGIRIYLDRHAYSNTETTDLWAALSEASGKDVERVADIWTKKVGYPVVAVTEDEGKGTIHVKQNRFLRTADVKPEEDEVLYPVFLNLRTKDGIQEDLALNTREADFKVPDFDFYKINSGHSGIYRTSYTSERLQKLGQNAKAGLLGVEDRAGMIADAGALAAAGYQKTSGLLSLLQEFDSEDEFIVWDEITLRVGSLRDAWIFEDDDVNEALKTFQRDLVSKRANEIGWDISDKDDFTAQRMKALMFGKAAIVEDEPTKKAAFELFEKFINGDRDAVQPNLRPSVFAVVVTYGGEKEYNDILKEYETAKQSSERNTALRSLGFAKDPALIKRTLEYTLSDNVKTQDIYMPLSGLRAHKEGILALWGWVKDNWDISDVKSFFEQKGTKGFDLELAQSLDSMTAKQNWLARDKEDVKEWLRKNKYL; this comes from the exons ATGAAGAATCCCTTGATATCTTCACTGCGGCGGGCTCTTTGCCTGCCGTTCAATGCCCCTACTCCTGCTCCCactgctcctgctcctccagGTCATTCAGCGCTGACGAAACCCGGAGGTTACGATGCCGACCTGCCGATGATCCGTCGCACCTTCCATTCAGGACCCCTCCCCCGCATCAGCTCGAGAGCTAGAGCCTCAACTTACGGGTCAGCTCCTTCTATAACAACACCGTATCAACCTCTTCGCCGCTCTCAATTACATTCCTTTCTCTCCTCTACCTTTACCACAGCTGCTTCCCCTCGATTGATTCTCACTCAAACTCTCCACAACTCAAAAGCCTCTTCTCTCGTCCCTCGTCAGCAGCAGCGTAACTGCTCTTGTCGACGAGCCATGTATCGCAACGGAAACGATGTCGCTAGCGCGAGTCTCGACATCCGTCGTGGACGTGAAGTTCTTCCCAAGAACGTCAAGCCCCTGCACTACGATCTCACCCTCGAGCCAAACTTCGAGACCTTCAAGTATGAAGGTACCGTCATCATCGACTTCGATGTCGTCGAAGATTCAACCTCTATTGCCCTGAACACGGTCGAAATTGATATCCACGAGACACTTGTTGAGGCCAATGGTGCCACTATCAGCTCCTCGCCTACCCTCGATTATAACAAGGACACCCAAACCACCACCGTTACCTTCGATAAGACGATTCCCGCTGGTCAAAAGGCGAGGTTGACTCAACGTTTCACCGGTACTCTCAACGATGACATGGCAGGTTTCTACAGGTCATCATACAAGGACGAAGATGGCAACACCAAATACCTTGCTACCACCCAGTTCGAGGCCACCGACGCTCGCCGTGCATTCCCTTGCCTGGACGAGCCAGCTCTGAAGGCGACATTCACCGTAACACTCATTGCTGACAAAGATCTGGTATGTTTGGGCAACATGGATGTCGCTTCCGAGAAAGAAGTCGACTCCAAGGTTACAggcaagaagcgcaaggccaTTACTTACAACAAGACTCCCATCATGTCTACCTACCTTCTGGCTTTCGTCATTGGTGACCTCAAGTCCTACGAGACTAACAACTTTCGAGTCCCTATCCGCGTGTGGTGCACTCCCGATCAAGACCTTGACCATGCCGTCTTTTCCGCCGAGCTAGCTGCACGAACACTCGAGTTTTATGAGCAGCAATTTGGCAGCCAATATCCACTCCCCAAGATGGACATGGTTGCTGTGCCCGACTTTGCTGCTGGAGCCATGGAGAACTGGGGTCTCATCACATATCGAGTCGTTGACCTTCTATTGGATGAAAAGACCAGCAGCGCCGTCACCAAAAAGCGGGTGGCTGAGGTCGTTCAACATGAGCTGGCTCATCAGTGGTTCGGCAACTTGGTCACAATGGACTTCTGGGATGGCCTGTGGCTAAAAGAAGGTTTCGCAACATGGATGTCTTGGTATTCCTCTAACGCTTTCTACCCCGAGTGGAGGATTTGGGAAGGTTATGTTACAGAGGATCTTCGATCTGCCCTCGGTCTCGACTCTCTGCGCAGCTCTCACCCCATTGAAGTACCTGTCAAGCGTGCTGATGAGGTCAACCAAATCTTCGATGCTATCTCATATGAGAAGGGCTCTTGTGTCCTGCGCATGATCTCAAAATACTTGGGTGAGGACGTCTTTCTAAAGGGTATCCGAATCTACCTCGACAGACACGCATACAGCAACACTGAGACCACAGACCTTTGGGCCGCTCTTAGCGAGGCCAGTGGTAAGGATGTAGAGCGCGTTGCTGACATCTGGACCAAGAAGGTCGGTTACCCAGTCGTAGCTGTCACAGAAGACGAAGGCAAGGGCACAATCCATGTCAAGCAGAACCGGTTCCTTAGAACGGCCGATGTTAAgcctgaggaggatgaagtccTTTACCCCGTATTTCTCAACCTCCGAACTAAGGACGGTATCCAGGAAGATCTGGCACTCAACACACGCGAGGCAGACTTCAAGGTGCCTGACTTTGACTTCTACAAGATCAACTCTGGCCATTCTGGCATCTATCGTACATCTTATACTAGCGAGCGACTTCAAAAGCTTGGTCAAAACGCCAAGGCGGGTCTCCTGGGTGTTGAAGATAGGGCCGGTATGATTGCTGATGCCGGTGCCCTTGCCGCTGCTGGTTATCAAAAGACATCCGGCCTGCTGTCGCTTCTCCAAGAATTTGACTCCGAAGACGAGTTCATTGTCTGGGATGAGATCACTCTCCGTGTCGGATCTCTCCGCGATGCTTGGATctttgaagatgacgatgttaATGAGGCTCTCAAGACTTTCCAGAGGGATCTGGTCAGCAAGAGAGCTAACGAAATCGGTTGGGATATTTCTGACAAGGATGACTTCACTGCCCAAAGAATGAAGGCTCTCATGTTCGGTAAGGCCGCCATTGTTGAGGACGAGCCTACTAAAAAGGCCGCTTTCGAACTGTTCGAAAAGTTCATCAATGGCGATCGAGATGCTGTACAGCCCAACTTGCGGCCTAGTGTTTTTGCTGTTGTGGTTACCTATGGAGGCGAAAAGGAGTACAATGATATCCTGAAAGAATACGAAACTGCTAAGCAAAGCAGTGAGCGAAACACTGCTCTCCGATCACTTGGTTTTGCAAAGGATCCTGCACTTATCAAGAGAACTCTGGAGTACACTCTCAGTGATAACGTCAAGACCCAGGATATCTACATGCCTCTCAGCGGTCTCCGCGCTCACAAGGAGGGTATCTTGGCCCTTTGGGGATGGGTCAAGGACAACTGGGAC ATTTCCGATGTCAAGAGCTTCTTTGAGCAGAAAGGCACCAAGGGATTTGACCTTGAGCTAGCCCAGAGTCTTGATTCTATGACCGCGAAGCAAAACTGGCTCGCAAGGGATAAGGAGGATGTCAAGGAGTGGCTACGCAAGAACAAATACCTGTAA
- a CDS encoding probable taurine dioxygenase, translating to MPSAAPETVSSNIVGGDAQSRPRLSEPLTYTGSLDDIPQLDVTPVIGREFNGLQIRDLLKWDERHIRDLAVTISQRGVVFLKNQDVTPQEMKEFMLRLTEVAGCPSSSGLHVHPLTEEGSELGDQISVISSEKQKKGGGLTHQLSDVSRYASAGWHSDITFEKVPSDYAMLKIHTLPKTGGDTLWASGYEVYDRLSDPMKKFLEGLTATHDASFFHDEARRLGNPIRKGIRGSPLNQGENLTSVHPLIRTNPVTGWKSVFVNKGFTKRINGLSKDESDTLLAYLFNLVTQNHDAQVRYRWSKNDLAIWDNRSTFHCATYDYEEARAGDRVCSLGEAPYLDLNSKSRREALGI from the exons ATGCCTTCTGCTGCACCCGAGACCGTTTCTAGCAATATTGTCGGCGGAGATGCCCAAAGCCGTCCACGTCTATCAGAACCCTTGACTTATACGGGTAGTCTTGATGACATTCCTCAGCTTGACGTCACCCCTGTCATCGGCCGTGAGTTCAATGGTCTCCAAATTCGAGACCTCTTGAAATGGGACGAGAGACACATCCGTGACCTTGCAGTCACTATTTCTCAGCGAGGTGTTGTCTTTCTCAAGAACCAGGATGTCACTCCTCAAGAGATGAAGGAGTTTATGCTGCGGCTTACAGAGGTTGCTGGGTGCCCTAGTAGCTCAGGTCTGCATGTGCATCCTTTGACTGAAGAGGGTAGTGAGTTGGGTGATCAGATCAGTGTTATCTCAagtgagaagcagaagaagggtggTGGTTTGACACATCAGCTCAGCGATGTAAGCCGATATGCATCGGCTGGGTGGCACAGCGATATCACCTTTGAGAAGGTTCCCTCAGACTATGCTATGCTCAAGATTCACACTCTACCAAAGACAGGTGGTGACACA cTCTGGGCATCCGGATATGAGGTCTACGATAGACTCTCAGACCCCATGAAGAAGTTCCTTGAAGGATTGACCGCGACTCACGATGCCAGCTTCTTCCATGACGAGGCACGACGCCTAGGCAACCCGATCCGCAAAGGTATCCGTGGCTCTCCTTTGAATCAAGGCGAGAACCTCACATCTGTGCATCCCCTTATCCGAACAAACCCAGTCACAGGCTGGAAGTCAGTGTTTGTCAACAAGGGCTTCACCAAGCGCATCAATGGATTGTCAAAAGATGAGAGTGATACACTACTGGCGTACCTCTTCAACCTAGTGACACAGAATCACGATGCCCAGGTCCGGTACCGTTGGAGCAAGAATGATCTTGCGATTTGGGATAACAGATCAACTTTCCACTGCGCGACATATGACTATGAGGAAGCGAGAGCTGGAGATCGAGTCTGTAGTCTTGGCGAAGCGCCTTATCTTGATCTGAATAGCAAGAGCCGCAGGGAGGCACTCGGTATCTGA
- a CDS encoding related to nicotinamide mononucleotide permease: protein MGNPDIETSSAVAQRVSVEITKTQVGVGREQLSDALPPHADYEGGHRWDPSATWTPEEERRAVRKTDLKLLSWLCLMFFGLQLDRGNISNALADDLLTDLGLTTDDYNNGTTIQVLCFLLAEFPVQFLTKRYGFKHVLPALMVCWGLVSTFQAFMTGRAAFYVTRALIGTFEGGFIPGVILMATYFYTSKELSIRLAAFWSTLNIARVISALLAAGLIEMRGVNGHPGWFWLLLLEGLLTVVIGLVSMAYLPTSPTGTKSLIWRKSWYTEREEVIMINRILRDDPAKGLTALKEPATWQDVKNAWSDPSLWGLYFIGLVAYIPAAPVQAYLTLTLKRVGKFSTLASNLLTAPSAALQIITMLALAYSSEYFNERTFHCLFGEIWSLPLLTALLTLPDEGREWGRFSIITLISGYPYFHPLVSSWISENSFDVKKRAIAAATYNVIVQMGSVTSSQIYRKWDAPYYKNGNKVLISILCLSVVAFIAQRFWLIHLNKKKIEQWEQMTPEQKLEYQTDKEQREIDGNKRLDFRFAY from the exons ATGGGTAACCCGGATATCGAGACGAGCTCGGCAGTTGCTCAGCGCGTGTCGGTGGAAATCACCAAGACGCAAGTCGGAGTTGGCCGAGAGCAATTGTCAGACGCTTTGCCGCCTCATGCCGACTACGAAGGCGGCCATCGGTGGGATCCCTCGGCTACATGGActcctgaagaagagagacggGCAGTACGAAAGACTGATCTCAAGCTTTTGTCTTGGTTGTGTCTTATG TTCTTTGGTCTGCAATTGGATCGTGGAAACATCTCCAACGCCCTCGCTGATGACCTCTTGACTGATCTCGGATTGACCACCGATGACTACAACAACGGAACCACCATTCAAGTCCTTTGCTTCTTGCTGGCTGAGTTCCCCGTTCAGTTCCTCACTAAGCGATATGGCTTCAAGCATGTCCTTCCTGCGCTCATGGTCTGCTGGGGTCTTGTGTCAACCTTCCAAGCCTTCATGACCGGACGAGCTGCTTTCTACGTCACCCGCGCTCTCATTGGTACCTTTGAGGGTGGTTTCATTCCCGGTGTCATTCTCATGGCGACTTACTTTTACACCTCGAAGGAGCTGTCTATTCGACTTGCAGCCTTCTGGTCTACTCTCAACATCGCCCGTGTCATCTCTGCTCTCCTTGCTGCTGGACTGATTGAGATGCGAGGTGTCAACGGCCACCCCGGCTGGTTctggcttctcctccttgaggGCCTTCTTACCGTGGTCATTGGTCTCGTCTCTATGGCCTATCTTCCTACCTCGCCCACAGGCACCAAGTCTCTCATCTGGCGAAAGTCTTGGTACACTGAGCGTGAGGAGGTCATCATGATCAACCGTATCCTTCGAGATGATCCTGCCAAGGGTCTTACAGCATTGAAGGAGCCTGCTACATGGCAGGATGTCAAGAACGCATGGTCAGACCCTTCGCTCTGGGGTCTTTATTTTATCGGCCTCGTTGCCTACATTCCCGCCGCACCTGTTCAGGCTTACTTGACTCTTACCCTCAAGCGAGTTGGAAAGTTCAGTACCTTGGCTAGCAACCTGCTCACTGCACCCTCTGCTGCACTCCAGATCATTACTATGCTTGCGCTGGCCTACAGTTCTGAGTACTTTAACGAGAGGACGTTCCATTGTCTGTTTGGAGAGATCTGGTCACTTCCACTTCTCACGGCACTTCTCACCCTTCCTGATGAGGGCCGAGAATGGGGACGATTCTCTATTATTACTCTGATCTCTGGATATCCCTACTTCCACCCTCTGGTTTCTTCTTGGATTTCCGAGAACTCTTTCGACGTTAAGAAGCGAGCCATCGCTGCGGCTACATACAACGTCATCGTTCAGAT GGGGAGCGTTACAAGCTCTCAGATCTACCGCAAGTGGGATGCTCCTTACTACAAAAACGGTAACAAGGTGCTCATTTCGATCCTGTGCCTCTCTGTCGTTGCATTCATCGCCCAGCGATTCTGGCTCATCcacctcaacaagaagaagattgaacAGTGGGAACAGATGACACCGGAGCAGAAGCTCGAGTACCAGACAGACAAGGAACAGCGAGAGATTGATGGAAACAAGCGACTCGATTTCCGCTTTGCTTACTGA